One segment of Erigeron canadensis isolate Cc75 chromosome 2, C_canadensis_v1, whole genome shotgun sequence DNA contains the following:
- the LOC122586911 gene encoding U-box domain-containing protein 44-like, which yields MGSNVTAADTLSGAILTTLETIQATKSMHIQKENFKKLSSYLEKTNFILQELTKVDINESGSLKTAIDALSRHVSEVKTLSLECCNRNKIYLLLNSKKIITSLENHTREIGGDLDVLAPLVSFNGISQEAMKLSNIMLDAKYLETSKEVEIKEKIESGIRERKVDRSYSNSLLILIADAIGISTEQSVLRKEYEEFKHEMENIEHTEDVAEAVQIEQIVGLLGKADIIATTEERETKYFSKRNSLGRQPLEPLQSFYCPITGDVMEDPVETPSGHSFERSAIERWLAGENSLCPITKTPLKPSSLRTNKTLRQSIEEWRDRNTMIFIGSMKSSILSNEEEEVIVSLGKLQDLCLERDLHQEWVMIEGYLPVLVSLLSTKNFKIRSHVLIILRILATDHDDRKESIAETEDAIKLIVCSLARKIEESKLALQLLIELSENDLARNVIGSSQGCILLLVTITGSDDPQAANDAKQLLEKLSFLEQNIVQMAKANYFGPLLHLLSSGSESVRRVMAETLSELEMTDHGKLMVCESGAVESLIAMLCNIDIGMKKAAILALEKLSDVPENGLKMIKTNAPEILFGILFRESLSIPSLIEKVVATIMNLALSLTFLESDHGDIPFLESEEDVFKLFSVISLSGPNVQQNVLRTFLAICQSHFGLNIRKTLRKISSVQVLVQLCEQENQTVRLNAVKLFCILTKDRDDETFVEHVGSKCVETLLRIIKTSDNVEEGVAAMEIISNLPRTPLMTQRILDAGALQVIISILSNHFQKPEPMIESASGALCRFTVSTNQELQKQVAESGIIQIIIRLLDTGSALTKQNVAISLGQFSESSNSLSRPVELKSSFFSCCFVSFDTCCPVHSGICTIESSFCLIEANAMNPLARLLDEPDFGVCEASLDALLTLINEEQLQKGSKVLEGGDVIMKMVKLLSSPCVRLQEKALVALERIFRLPEYKQKYKASGQMPLVEITQRGSNSMKSVAAKILAHLNVLHEQSSFF from the exons ATGGGTTCTAATGTAACGGCTGCAGACACTCTCTCCGGGGCAATTTTGACAACACTCGAGACCATTCAAGCCACCAAATCCATGCacattcaaaaagaaaattttaagaaaCTTTCGTCATACTTGGAGAAAACAAATTTCATTTTACAAGAACTGACAAAAGTTGATATCAATGAATCTGGGAGCTTAAAAACCGCCATTGACGCCCTTTCTAGACATGTTTCAGAAGTTAAAACACTTTCTCTAGAGTGCTGCAACAGGAACAAAATATATCTTTTGCTCAATTCCAAAAAAATCATAACAAGCTTGGAAAACCACACGAGAGAGATCGGTGGTGATCTAGACGTTCTTGCTCCTTTAGTTTCCTTCAATGGGATCAGTCAAGAAGCTATGAAGCTGTCAAACATAATGTTGGATGCAAAGTATCTAGAAACATCCAAAGAAGTggaaattaaagagaaaatcgAGTCAGGAATCAGAGAACGAAAGGTTGATAGATCGTATTCAAATAGCTTGCTTATTTTGATTGCAGATGCTATTGGGATATCGACCGAGCAGTCAGTCTTGAGAAAAGAGTATGAAGAGTTCAAACATGAGATGGAAAATATTGAGCATACAGAAGATGTTGCAGAAGCTGTACAGATTGAACAGATTGTTGGATTATTAGGAAAAGCTGATATCATAGCAACAACAGAAGAGCGAGAAACAAAGTACTTTAGTAAACGGAATTCATTAGGAAGACAACCATTAGAACCTCTTCAATCATTTTACTGCCCGATAACTGGAGATGTGATGGAAGATCCAGTGGAAACGCCATCAGGGCATAGTTTTGAGAGGTCTGCAATAGAGAGATGGTTAGCTGGAGAAAACAGTTTATGTCCAATAACCAAAACTCCATTAAAGCCATCCTCTTTAAGGACTAATAAGACACTTCGTCAATCGATAGAAGAATGGAGAGACAGAAACACCATGATTTTCATTGGTTCTATGAAGTCCAGTATTCTTTCTAATGAAGAGGAAGAAGTAATTGTCTCATTGGGCAAATTGCAAGATTTATGCTTAGAAAGAGACCTTCATCAAGAATGGGTGATGATAGAGGGATACTTGCCTGTTCTTGTTTCTCTTCTTTCTACCAAGAATTTCAAAATCAGATCACATGTTCTCATCATTCTCCGCATACTTGCAACAGACCACGATGACAGGAAG GAAAGCATTGCAGAAACGGAAGATGCCATTAAATTAATCGTGTGTTCCCTTGCACGAAAGATTGAAGAAAGTAAATTGGCATTGCAATTGCTTATTGAATTATCAGAAAATGATTTAGCAAGAAACGTTATTGGGAGTAGTCAAGGTTGTATACTTCTTCTTGTGACCATAACGGGTAGTGATGATCCTCAAGCTGCCAATGATGCCAAACAACTTCTGGAAAAACTTTCCTTTCTTGAGCAGAATATTGTACAGATGGCCAAGGCTAACTATTTTGGACCTTTACTTCACCTTCTTTCTTCAG GGTCTGAAAGTGTTCGACGGGTGATGGCTGAGACGTTATCAGAACTTGAGATGACTGATCATGGAAAGCTTATGGTTTGTGAGAGTGGCGCGGTAGAGTCCCTTATAGCCATGCTCTGTAACATTGATATAGGTATGAAAAAGGCAGCCATTTTAGCTCTCGAGAAACTCTCAGATGTGCCAGAAAATGGATTAAAAATGATCAAAACTAATGCACCAGAGATCTTGTTTGGAATACTCTTCCGTGAGAGCTTGTCCATCCCGAGCCTCATTGAAAAGGTTGTAGCCACTATTATGAATCTGGCATTGTCATTAACTTTCCTTGAATCTGATCACGGTGATATTCCTTTTCTGGAATCTGAAGAAGATGTTTTCAAGTTATTTTCTGTCATCTCATTAAGTGGGCCAAATGTTCAACAGAATGTTCTTCGAACATTTCTTGCAATTTGTCAATCTCATTTTGGTTTAAACATAAGGAAAACGTTACGAAAG ATTTCATCTGTCCAAGTACTGGTTCAGTTATGTGAACAAGAAAATCAAACTGTTCGATTAAATGCTGTGAAGCTCTTTTGCATACTAACAAAAGATAGGGatgatgaaacttttgtggAACACGTTGGGTCTAAATGTGTTGAAACTTTACTTAGAATCATAAAAACTTCCGATAACGTTGAAGAGGGTGTTGCTGCAATGGAAATCATCTCTAACCTTCCAAGAACCCCTCTGATGACTCAACGGATTCTTGATGCTGGAGCACTTCAAGTGATCATTTCCATCCTCTCTAATCACTTTCAGAAACCCGAGCCCATGATAGAAAGTGCTTCTGGTGCTCTCTGTCGATTCACTGTTTCAACAAATCAAGAATTACAAAAACAGGTTGCAGAATCTGGGATTATCCAGATCATCATACGCTTGCTGGACACGGGAAGTGCTTTGACCAAACAGAATGTAGCAATTTCACTTGGGCAATTTTCAGAGAGTTCCAATAGCTTAAGCAGGCCCGTGGAActaaaatcaagtttttttagTTGTTGCTTTGTATCATTTGATACATGTTGTCCAGTCCACTCGGGGATCTGTACAATCGAGTCCTCATTTTGTCTTATTGAAGCTAATGCCATGAATCCGCTTGCAAGATTGCTTGATGAACCAGATTTTGGAGTCTGCGAAGCTTCTCTCGATGCACTTTTAACTTTAATCAACGAGGAGCAACTGCAGAAGGGTAGTAAGGTGTTGGAAGGTGGTGATGTGATTATGAAAATGGTGAAGTTGTTGAGTTCACCGTGTGTAAGGTTGCAGGAGAAAGCTTTGGTGGCGTTGGAGAGGATATTCAGGTTGCCGGAATATAAACAGAAGTATAAAGCATCTGGACAGATGCCGTTAGTTGAGATTACACAAAGAGGAAGTAACAGTATGAAATCTGTTGCTGCTAAGATTTTGGCTCATTTAAATGTTCTTCATGaacaatcatcttttttctga
- the LOC122586773 gene encoding LOW QUALITY PROTEIN: MAG2-interacting protein 2 (The sequence of the model RefSeq protein was modified relative to this genomic sequence to represent the inferred CDS: inserted 2 bases in 1 codon; deleted 2 bases in 2 codons) produces MEIDERKNVPQVLYETRHHASRPFSSNYPPIHHQQANESSSRGFFRLLSAQGLSNFRDKWTSNKHQQKLSKWISMFISPSGEHVAIAAGNEITILRRDDNYQQPCAIFTSSFPVTFTFGTWSEDHGVLGVFDNADTLYFIRANGEEITRITKQHLKVPLPVVSIFIYNDKDTKKSCLCTFSILASDGSVYDIEISQDPSASISTMSSLSGGSLLQKQFPQNVCCCGYHPDNSLFAVVSSTVSITSTSSDIIGPYSISIWQWCRQSGLQQVASAEFEGLYTKTKSYLDQISLPKVLFSPHGEFVAMLDLRGRLAIYKLKEHLLSEVHFKENNELSNIIDFTWWTDCIVVIANRSGNITMIDIDRGVKVLENDCKYSLPILERVQWLAGCIFILESRSSEKNFELSDLLLFEPVTAEKYKQFDNAKLQWSLVSFSKRSAQELYDILISSQQFQAALELADQHGLDKDEVLKAQWLHSAQGKGEIRTLLSLVKDQDFVLSECLERVGPTEDSVRALLAYGLHLTNDYKFSEADEEERSPIWDFRLARLKMLQFRDRLETFIGVNMGRFSAQDYSKFRSLPINEAAIALAESGKIGALNLLFKRHPYSVSPCMLEVLAAIPETVPVQTYGQLLPGSSPPQFTTLREEDWVEREKMVNYIKTLPENHESTILIRTEPIVKQLMGYKWPSADELSFWYKQRARDMDSLSGQLDNCIALIDFACRKGVKELQEFHELMSYLHQLIYSDDDDHDLSFSMSLITWEQLSDYEKFKLMLKGFNEENVIKRLRDRAVPFMKKRTGDEVVNDPIDSFFVRWMKEVAMENKIEVCLIVVEEGCQEFGRSNFFRNECEAVECVLQCLYMFTVTDKWNTMASILSKLPFLQGSEVESPKKKLRLAEDHVEAGRLLALYQVPKPIAFFLEAQTDSKSVKQILRLILSKFIRRQPGRTDNDWANMWRDFQSLQEKAFPFIDLEYMLMEFCRGLLKAGKFSLARNYLKGSGSLVLPTEKAESIIILAAREYFFSASSLSCSEIWKAKECLNILPSSRNVMVELDIIDALTVKLPRLGVHILPMQFRQIKDPMEIIKLAITSQNGAYLNVDELIEIAKLLGLNSHDEISSVQEAIAREAAVAGDLQLAFDLCLTLAKKGHGPVWDLCTALARGPALENMDISSRKQLLGFALSHCDKDSIGELLHAWKDLDMLSQCEKLSMFTGKDVPELSGHDIDLIDSSGQVNADICDEQNSYFASIKTRLSDVADLLPAEKPYDFDSLLKENGKMLTFVALRLPWLLELSQEAENGKKFLGTQAIATVFSWLAINDLSPKDNLIASLAKLIMKPPVTEEEDILGCSFLLNLNDAFYGVQIIEEQVKLREDYDEICSMMNLGMIYSLLHNSSGECEDPVQRRELLLRKFQEKYTSLSSDERNKIDQAQSSFWREWKLKLEEQKRVADHTRAIEQIIPGIESARFLSGDINYKESVVLSFVESVKTEKKRILKDLLKLASDYGLDQIKVLLKFLSSTLLSNIWTVDDIKSEVSQFESEILDSAEVVFKTISFTVYPEIDGRNKECLAYIYNLLSICFSRVEEKNELLSSIGPDTPLLTIEELDSFYKNMEQDCSNLSFIKDLNFKNIAGIFGPNLAGITNEVYAHVNERSVEALAEMVKTLTGIFKDQVPEGLVPWQYVYGYYVSSSLTTLENKAKSEVHFQNPETLALFINELESTYDRCKKYIGLIAYPGASVTGIMKKFFKITPSLNGNFDDLADPKWKDDLVVLLNFWLRLIDDLQKFVSSSDMEGKFSPTCVMICLEAFVELVKKEIISISEGWASLFAYINFSLTGDVYTEILNFCRSMILSGCHFKAISYVYHAAISHFSPNTNLSGEIRRHYENIMDLPHLYIRILETILKDLARGSGEQQCLYRVLSSLSELDGDLEELKNVRSAVWDRLAQFSDNMEIPSHVRVHMLELMQYITALTAKLTSFSTELRVNVAPWDGWDNTGIASSNNETAADNDDVPNRFTHTLVALKSSQLLSTISPTLEITPNDLSTLDSAVLCFLKLSENAVSQSDINVLIPILGEWERLFGTKSAIGEVKNSEQTSNSAEAETDWGNDDWDEGWEDFQEEESSKIETNNETTPLVHALHECWAEVFKKLASLSQFNDIMKIIDQSKTKGYGVLLNEDAAHNLTQLLLKVDCFITLKIVVLFPYEKIQLECLGFVEEKLKLGNIPGPVLTDHELFISLLSSGLVPTIITKPSYGNTFSYLNYMVGNFCRSYQEAHISGLXIMEEGPPKNDIWFVFKTVLLPCYLSELVKANQVMLAGLVVTKIMHTSVSLGLINVAEASLRKYLETQLEVLQGNAFKFEEMTFCESLVNTVGDLSGRLENLIKSALGVLSPSVVKR; encoded by the exons atggaaATTGATGAAAGAAAAAACGTACCACAAGTTCTATACGAGACACGTCATCACGCTTCTAGACCTTTCTCTTCTAATTATCCTCCGATCCATCATCAACAG GCGAATGAAAGCAGTAGCAGAGGTTTTTTTAGATTGCTTTCGGCTCAAG GTCTCAGCAATTTTAGAGATAAATGGACCTCAAATAAACATCAACAGAAATTAAGCAAATGGATATCGATGTTCATCTCTCCAAGTGGTGAACATGTGGCTATAGCAGCTGGAAACGAGATAACCATCTTACGGAGGGATGATAATTACCAACAACCTTGTGCGATTTTTACTA GCAGCTTTCCTGTCACATTTACATTTGGAACTTGGTCAGAGGATCATGGTGTTCTGGGAGTCTTTGACAATGCCGATACCCTCTATTTTATAAGAGCAAATGGTGAAGAGATAACCAGAATTACTAAACAGCATTTAAAAGTGCCTTTGCCAGTCgttagtatatttatttataatgataAGGATACGAAGAAGTCTTGTTT GTGTACATTTAGCATACTTGCATCAGATGGTTCAGTTTATGATATTGAGATTAGTCAGGACCCAAGTGCTTCCATTTCCACTATGAGTAGCTTAAGTGGTGGCTCATTACTGCAGAAGCAGTTCCCTCAGAACGTTTGTTGTTGTGGATATCATCCAGATAACTCGCTGTTTGCCGTAGTTAGTAGTACTGTTAGCATCACATCGACCTCTAGCGACATTATTG GACCTTACAGTATTTCCATTTGGCAATGGTGTAGACAATCAGGCTTACAACAAGTGGCTTCTGCTGAGTTTGAAGGTCTCTACACTAAGACGAAAAGTTATTTAGATCAAATATCCTTACCTAAAGTTCTATTCTCACCACACGGAGAATTTGTTGCTATGTTGGATTTGAGAGGACGCTTGGCCATATATAAGCTAAAGGAACACTTACTTTCAGAAGTCcatttcaaagaaaataatgaGTTGAGTAATATAATAGATTTTACTTGGTGGACTGATTGTATTGTTGTCATTGCTAATAGGAGTGGCAACATCACTATGATAGACATTGATAGAGGAGTAAAGGTTTTGGAGAATGATTGTAAATACTCTTTGCCTATTTTGGAACGAGTACAATGGTTGGCAGGATGCATATTTATTTTAGAAAGCAGATCATCTGAAAAGAATTTTGAACTGTCAgatttgcttctttttgagcCAGTAACTGCAGAAAAGTATAAACAGTTTGACAATGCTAAATTGCAATGGAGCTTGGTGTCATTTTCAAAAAGATCTGCTCAGGAACTTTATGATATTCTAATTAGCAGTCAGCAGTTTCAGGCTGCATTAGAGTTGGCTGATCAACATGGGTTGGACAAAGATGAAGTGCTGAAAGCACAGTGGCTGCATTCCGCACAGGGAAAGGGTGAAATCCGTACATTGCTTTCACTTGTTAAGGACCAAGATTTTGTATTATCCGAGTGTCTAGAAAGAGTTGGGCCTACAGAAGATTCAGTGAGGGCTTTACTTGCTTATGGTCTTCATTTAACAAACGATTACAAGTTTTCTGAGGCGGATGAAGAAGAGCGTAGCCCAATTTGGGATTTTCGTTTGGCAAGACTTAAGATGTTACAATTTAGAGACAGACTGGAGACATTTATTGGAGTAAACATGGGCAG GTTTTCTGCGCAGGATTACAGCAAATTTCGTTCATTGCCTATCAATGAAGCGGCAATTGCACTTGCAGAAAGTGGGAAAATTGGAGCTTTAAATCTTCTTTTCAAGCGCCATCCTTATTCAGTCTCTCCATGCATGCTTGAAGTTTTAGCTGCTATTCCTGAAACAGTCCCCGTTCAGACATATGGACAGTTGCTTCCTGGAAGCTCTCCTCCTCAGTTTACCACTCTAAGAGAAGAAGACTGGGTTGAACGTGAAAAGATGGTGAATTACATTAAAACCCTCCCAGAAAATCATGAGAGTACCATTTTGATCAGAACTGAACCAATTGTTAAGCAATTGATGGGATATAAATGGCCATCCGCTGATGAATTATCCTTCTGGTACAAACAGAGAGCTAGAGACATGGACAGCCTAAGTGGGCAGTTAGACAATTGTATAGCTTTGATTGACTTTGCATGCCGAAAGGGCGTTAAAGAATTGCAAGAGTTCCACGAGCTTATGTCTTATTTGCATCAGCTTATCTactctgatgatgatgatcatgatttgAGCTTTAGCATGAGCCTTATTACATGG GAACAGTTGTCTGACTATGAAAAGTTCAAGTTGATGCTTAAGGGGTTCAATGAGGAAAATGTTATCAAAAGATTACGTGATAGAGCAGTACCATTTATGAAAAAGAGAACTGGGGATGAAGTGGTCAATGATCCTATTGATTCATTTTTCGTTAGATGGATGAAAGAGGTCGCCATGGAGAATAAAATAGAGGTCTGCTTGATAGTTGTTGAGGAGGGGTGCCAGGAATTTGGGAGAAGCAACTTTTTCAGAAATGAATGTGAAGCAGTAGAGTGTGTGCTTCAGTGTTTGTATATGTTTACCGTAACTGATAAGTGGAATACCATGGCCTCAATCTTGTCTAAACTTCCATTTTTGCAAG GTTCTGAAGTAGAGAGCCCCAAAAAGAAACTTAGACTTGCAGAAGACCATGTTGAGGCTGGAAGGCTGTTGGCGTTGTACCAG GTTCCAAAGCCAATTGCTTTTTTCCTCGAGGCACAAACAGATAGCAAGAGTGTGAAACAAATTCTTCGTCTTATACTTTCAAAGTTTATCCGTAGACAACCTGGTCGAACAGATAATGACTGGGCAAACATGTGGCGAGATTTCCAGTCGCTGCAAGAAAAAGCATTTCCCTTCATTGATTTAGAATACATGTTGATGGAATTCTGCCGGGGACTACTAAAAGCTGGAAAGTTTTCGCTTGCTCGGAACTATTTAAAAGGCTCGGGATCACTGGTGTTGCCAACAGAAAAAGCTGAAAGTATAATCATTTTGGCAGCCCGGGAATACTTTTTTTCAGCTTCTAGTCTATCTTGCTCAGAA ATCTGGAAGGCTAAGGAATGTCTGAATATTCTTCCAAGCAGTAGAAATGTCATGGTGGAGTTAGATATCATTGATGCCCTAACTGTTAAACTTCCAAGATTAGGGGTACACATTTTACCAATGCAATTTAGGCAAATCAAAGACCCAATGGAGATCATCAAGTTGGCAATCACCAGTCAAAATGGGGCTTATCTTAATGTTGATGAACTAATTGAAATAGCCAAGCTTCTTGGACTCAATTCTCACGATGAAATCTCTTCCGTCCAAGAAGCTATTGCAAGAGAGGCAGCAGTTGCTGGTGATCTTCAACTTGCTTTTGATCTTTGTCTTACATTGGCAAAAAAGGGTCATGGTCCCGTTTGGGACTTGTGTACTGCACTTGCAAGAGGTCCCGCCCTTGAAAATATGGATATTAGCTCTCGAAAACAACTACTAGGATTTGCTTTGAGTCATTGTGATAAAGATTCAATTGGTGAACTTTTACATGCATGGAAAGATCTAGATATGCTAAGCCAATGTGAAAAGTTATCTATGTTTACTGGAAAAGATGTTCCAGAATTATCAGGGCATGATATTGACCTTATAGATTCATCCGGGCAGGTCAATGCAGATATTTGTGATGAACAAAACTCTTATTTCGCATCCATAAAAACAAGACTCTCTGATGTAGCTGACTTGCTACCTGCAGAAAAGCCTTATGATTTTGATTCTCTGTTAAAAGAAAATGGtaaaatgttgacttttgtgGCTTTACGCCTCCCATGGTTGCTTGAATTGAGTCAAGAAGCAGAAAATGGCAAAAAGTTTCTTGGAACGCAAGCAATTGCAACTGTTTTCTCCTGGTTGGCAATAAATGATTTGTCTCCGAAGGACAATCTGATTGCTTCTTTAGCAAAGTTAATAATGAAGCCACCTGTTACAGAAGAGGAAGACATCTTAGGGtgttcatttttattaaatcttaATGATGCCTTTTACGGTGTGCAAATAATAGAAGAACAGGTGAAATTAAGGGAAGACTATGATGAAATATGTAGTATGATGAATCTTGGGATGATTTATAGTCTGTTGCATAATTCCAGTGGCGAGTGTGAGGACCCAGTTCAGCGTAGGGAATTGCTGCTAAGAAAGTTCCAAGAGAAATACACTTCACTAAGTTCAG ATGAACGCAACAAAATTGACCAAGCACAGTCCTCATTTTGGAGAGAATGGAAGTTGAAGTTAGAGGAACAAAAGCGAGTGGCTGATCATACAAGAGCGATTGAGCAGATTATTCCTGGTATTGAATCAGCACGCTTTTTGTCTGGAGACATCAACTATAAGGAGAGCGTCGTATTGTCCTTTGTGGAATCTGTAAAAACAGAGAAAAAGAGAATCCTGAAAGATTTATTGAAATTAGCCTCGGACTATGGCTTGGATCAAATTAAG GTGTTACTGAAATTCCTTTCTTCTACCCTTCTTTCCAATATTTGGACAGTTGATGATATCAAGTCTGAAGTTTCACAATTTGAAAGCGAAATACTTGATTCTGCCGAGGTTGTCTTCAAAACAATCTCCTTTACTGTGTACCCCGAAATCGATGGCCGGAATAAAGAATGCCTTGCTTATATATACAATCTTCTCTCTATTTGTTTCTCAAGGGTTGAAGAAAAGAATGAATTACTATCAAGTATTGGTCCAGATACACCCCTTTTAACAATTGAGGAGCTCGATAGCTTTTACAAGAACATGGAGCAAGATTGTAGTAATCTTTCATTCATCAAGGACctgaacttcaaaaatattgCTGGCATATTTGGTCCAAATCTGGCAGGTATTACCAATGAAGTGTATGCTCATGTAAATGAAAGAAGTGTTGAAGCACTTGCAGAAATGGTGAAAACCCTTACTGGGATTTTTAAAGATCAGGTTCCCGAGGGTCTCGTGCCCTGGCAGTATGTGTATGGATATTATGTATCAAGTTCATTAACAACTCTTGAAAATAAGGCCAAATCAGAAGTTCATTTCCAAAATCCTGAGACCCTTGCATTATTCATCAATGAACTCGAGAGTACATATGACAGATGCAAAAAATATATTGGACTCATTGCTTATCCAGGGGCTTCTGTGACGGGCATAATGAAGAAGTTTTTTAAGATAACTCCATCATTGAATGGAAATTTCGATGATTTGGCGGATCCAAAATGGAAGGATGACCTGGTTGTACTTTTAAATTTCTGGCTCAGGTTGATCGACGATTTGCAAAAGTTTGTATCTTCGAGTGATATGGAAGGGAAATTCTCTCCTACTTGTGTGATGATCTGTCTCGAAGCCTTTGTTGAATTGGTTAAAAAGGAAATTATCTCAATTAGTGAGGGTTGGGCGTCTCTTTTTGCATATATCAACTTCAGTCTCACGGGTGATGTTTATACTGAAATTCTCAATTTCTGCAGATCGATGATTTTATCTGGGTGTCATTTCAAAGCAATATCATATGTTTATCATGCAGCGATTTCACATTTTTCTCCTAACACGAATTTGTCAGGTGAGATTCGTAGGCATTACGAAAATATCATGGATCTTCCCCATCTATACATAAGAATCTTGGAAACCATCTTAAAGGATTTAGCTCGTGGATCTGGTGAACAACAGTGTTTATATCGGGTTTTATCGAGTTTAAGTGAATTAGATGGTGATCTAGAGGAATTAAAGAATGTCAGGAGTGCTGTCTGGGATCGATTGGCCCAATTTTCCGATAATATGGAAATCCCGAGTCACGTGCGAGTTCATATGTTGGAACTTATGCAATATATAACGGCATTGACTGCAAAGTTAACTTCTTTCTCTACCGAGCTTCGAGTCAATGTTGCCCCATGGGATGGGTGGGATAATACTGGCATTGCAAGTTCAAACAATGAAACTGCAGCTGATAATGATGACGTGCCAAACAGGTTCACACATACTTTAGTTGCTCTAAAATCATCACAACTACTGTCAACAATATCCCCAACCCTTGAGATAACTCCAAATGACCTTTCTACCCTCGATTCCGCAGTTTTGTGTTTCTTGAAATTATCTGAAAATGCTGTTTCTCAATCTGATATCAATGTTTTGATACCCATATTAGGAGAGTGGGAAAGACTTTTTGGTACTAAAAGTGCAATAGGGGAGGTGAAAAACTCAGAACAAACAAGTAATAGTGCTGAGGCAGAGACTGATTGGGGGAATGATGATTGGGATGAAGGATGGGAAGACTTTCAGGAAGAAGAATCAAGTAAGATAGAAACTAATAATGAAACTACCCCTTTGGTTCATGCTTTACATGAGTGTTGGGCAGAGGTTTTTAAGAAACTAGCATCATTATCTCAGTTTAACGACATAATGAAAATTATCGACCAATCCAAGACAAAAGGATATGGGGTATTGTTAAATGAGGATGCTGCTCACAACTTAACCCAATTGTTACTTAAGGTAGATTGCTTTATAACTCTTAAAATTGTCGTTCTGTTTCCTTATGAGAAGATT CAGTTGGAGTGTTTAGGTTTTGTCGAGGAGAAATTGAAGCTAGGAAACATACCGGGTCCTGTTTTAACCGACCATGAGttgtttatttctttattatccTCGGGACTTGTACCAACCATCATCACGAAACCATCATATGGGAACACCTTTTCCTATCTAAACTATATGGTTGGGAATTTCTGTCGTAGTTATCAAGAAGCTCATATCTCAGGACT CATAATGGAAGAGGGACCCCCTAAGAACGACATTTGGTTTGTTTTCAAAACAGTTCTATTACCATGTTATTTATCGGAGCTTGTAAAGGCAAATCAAGTGATGTTAGCGGGATTAGTAGTTACAAAAATCATGCATACAAGTGTGTCTCTCGGTTTGATCAATGTAGCAGAAGCTAGTCTACGGAAGTACTTAGAAACACAGCTTGAAGTTTTACAAGGCAATGCTTTTAAGTTCGAGGAGATGACCTTTTGTGAATCACTAGTGAATACGGTTGGTGACTTAAGTGGCAGGTTGGAGAATCTGATCAAATCGGCTCTAGGAGTGCTGTCACCAAGTGTTGTTAAAAGATAA
- the LOC122586996 gene encoding vacuolar protein sorting-associated protein 26B: MNYILGAFKPACNILITLNDGKTRKQVPLKKENGQTALVPLFQSGETIAGKISVEPVQGKKVEHNGIKVELLGQIEIYFDRGNFYDFTSLVRELDVPGDIYEKKTFPFEFATVEMPYETYNGVNVRLRYVLKVTISRGYAGSITQYQDIVVRNYTPPPSINNSIKMEVGIEDCLHIEFEYNKSKYHLKDVIIGKIYFLLVRIKLKNMDLEIRRRESTGSGANTHVETETLAKFELMDGAPVRGESIPIRLFLSPYELTPTHRNINNKFSVKYYLNLVLVDEEDRRYFKQQEITIYRTAETS, translated from the exons ATG AATTATATATTAGGTGCTTTCAAGCCGGCTTGTAATATTCTAATTACTCTTAATGATGGCAAAACTCGCAAGCAG GTCCCGTTGAAGAAGGAAAATGGTCAGACAGCATTGGTACCCCTTTTCCAAAGTGGAGAAACGATTGCTGGAAAG ATATCTGTAGAGCCAGTTCAAGGGAAGAAGGTTGAGCATAATGGTATTAAAGTAGAACTCCTTGGTCAGATTG aAATATATTTTGACAGAGGCAACTTTTATGACTTTACCTCTCTTG TTCGTGAACTGGATGTTCCTGgggatatatatgaaaagaaaacatTTCCTTTTGAGTTTGCTACAGTTGAGATGCCATACGAGACATACAATGGCGTGAATGTGCGACTTAG GTATGTGCTTAAGGTAACCATCAGTCGAGGCTATGCTGGTAGCATAACACAATACCAAGATATTGTG GTTCGCAACTATACCCCGCCTCCATCGATAAACAACAGCATTAAG ATGGAAGTTGGAATAGAAGACTGTCTTCATATTGAGTTTGAGTATAACAAAAGCAA GTACCATTTGAAAGATGTAATCATCGGGAAGATATATTTTCTTCTTGTTAGAATCAAGTTAAAGAATATGGATCTTGAGATCAGACGAAGAGAATCTACTGGTTCTGGTGCCAACACTCATGTAGAGACAGAGACCCTAGCAAAATTCGAGTTAATGGATGGCGCTCCTGTAAGAG GTGAATCTATTCCAATTAGACTTTTCCTTAGCCCATACGAATTGACGCCAACACATCGTAATATTAACAACAAATTTAGCGTGAAGTATTACTTGAATCTGGTTCTTGTCGATGAGGAAGACCGCAGGTACTTTAAGCAGCAGGAGATCACAATTTACCGCACTGCAGAAACCTCTTGA